A region of the Mus caroli chromosome 7, CAROLI_EIJ_v1.1, whole genome shotgun sequence genome:
ctttcttcctctctctctctttcttttgttctttccttctttcttattttttctcagATTGATGTTTTCTCTCAGCAAGAAGCAGAAGCCTACATTTCtagtatataaacaaatatttaaaaaattttaagaattatcAGTATTGACTAAGTGCTAGAGAGATGTTTATAAAATAAGATCTATGCATTGTTATATTCAATTATCTGATTGCCCTTCTTTTTCCAGACTTCACTATGCTCATCCTCAATAATACCCATTCCCAGCTTCCGACCTTCCTCCTCACTGGTATCCCAGGCCTGAGAGCAGCTCAGGTCTGGATCTCCATTCCCTTTTGTCTCCTTTACGTAATTGCCCTTTCTGGGAACAGCATGATCCTGCTGGTGATCATTCGTGAGCAGAGCCTCCATGAGCCTATGTACTATTTTCTCTCTATGCTCTCCATCACAGACTTGAGCTTGTCTCTCTGCACACTTTCCACTACCCTTGGTGTCCTCTGGTTTGAAGCTCGAGAGATCAATTTAAATGCGTGTATTGCCCAGATGTTCTTTCTCCATGGGTTTACTTTCATGGAATCTGGAGTTCTGCTGGCCATGGCCTTTGATCGTTTTGTGGCTATCTGTGATCCACTAAGATATACCACTATTCTTACCAATGCCAGGATTGCCCAGATTGGCACAATTGTGTTGATAAGGAGTGTTGCCATCATGTTGCCAGTTGTGCTCTTTGTCAAGAGGTTGTCCTTCTGCAGTTCTCTGGTTCTTTCACATTCATACTGCTACCATGTAGATGTCATCCAGCTCTCATGTACAGACAACAGAATCAATAGCGTTCTTGGTCTGTTTGCAATATTCTCTACTACAGGGTTTGACTGCCCTTGCATCTTGCTGTCCTATGTACTGATAATCCGATCTGTGCTCAGCATCGCTTCCTCCGATGAGCGACAGAAAGCCTTCAATACATGCATATCCCACATCAGTGCTGTTGCCATCTTCTACATTCCTCTCATCAGCTTGTCTCTTGTACGCCGCTATGGCCATTCAGCACCTGCCTTTGTCCACACCATCATGGCCAACGTCTTCCTGCTCATCCCTCCTGTGCTCAACCCTATAATCTACAGTGTGAAGACAAAGCAGATTCGAAAGGCTATTATCAAGGTGttaaatcagaaacaaaaccaactttAATCATGATCTCAGTAGAAAggaacatttataaataaatgattttgtaGAATTGGGTAATTTTAAGATGTCAAGTTATGGAACTTCTAGGTTGTATGATAATTGCTTACTAAGTTTCTCTGTCAGTAAATTCATATTAATGccatttaaataattatttcattttcatgcccagcttttttttgatcagttctatttttaataacacacaaaaatattttaattagttgtATATGTTTTACTCAAAACCTTTTAATTCTCTGACTGCTTCCTAAATTATTATTGGTTAAATCCTAAAACACATACTAGCAATTTGACTTCAAGTCTTGAATCAGTCAATAtatcttgtcttttattttacggtaaagaaaatacagatgtaGACAAAATCTGAGAGTTTTCTCAGTTGATAATTGTATTTATTCAAGTTGTATGCTTAAACAGCTGAAGAATAGCCACAATAGATCTTAAAAGTTGCTGGGCTCCTCActattaaataaatatcaaacaGAACTCTATTAATCACTTTACTTTAACAATTTTATTAGGAAAGACGGTGA
Encoded here:
- the LOC110299133 gene encoding olfactory receptor 51F2, with the protein product MLILNNTHSQLPTFLLTGIPGLRAAQVWISIPFCLLYVIALSGNSMILLVIIREQSLHEPMYYFLSMLSITDLSLSLCTLSTTLGVLWFEAREINLNACIAQMFFLHGFTFMESGVLLAMAFDRFVAICDPLRYTTILTNARIAQIGTIVLIRSVAIMLPVVLFVKRLSFCSSLVLSHSYCYHVDVIQLSCTDNRINSVLGLFAIFSTTGFDCPCILLSYVLIIRSVLSIASSDERQKAFNTCISHISAVAIFYIPLISLSLVRRYGHSAPAFVHTIMANVFLLIPPVLNPIIYSVKTKQIRKAIIKVLNQKQNQL